A part of Amycolatopsis camponoti genomic DNA contains:
- a CDS encoding TetR/AcrR family transcriptional regulator: MAGTKERIMAAGAELFRRNGYSGTGLKQIVSEANAPFGSLYHFFPGGKEQLGQEVIRTSGLAYIQLFDLFIAPAPDLVSGVEAFFAAGIATLEATDYVEGCPIATVALEVAATNEPLRQATADVFTAWIDAGTERFAKFGIGTEAARTLTITAVNNLEGAFVLCRSLRDTEAMAVAGAATVDVARRLLQENTQL, from the coding sequence GTGGCAGGGACCAAGGAACGCATCATGGCCGCCGGCGCCGAGCTGTTCCGGCGCAACGGCTACAGCGGTACCGGGCTGAAGCAGATCGTCTCGGAGGCGAACGCTCCCTTCGGGTCGCTCTACCACTTCTTCCCCGGGGGCAAGGAGCAACTCGGCCAGGAGGTCATCCGGACCTCCGGCCTCGCCTACATCCAGCTCTTCGACCTCTTCATCGCGCCCGCGCCCGATCTGGTCAGCGGGGTCGAGGCCTTCTTCGCCGCCGGGATCGCGACGCTCGAAGCCACCGACTACGTCGAAGGCTGCCCGATCGCGACCGTCGCCCTGGAGGTCGCCGCCACCAACGAACCTCTGCGGCAGGCCACCGCCGATGTCTTCACCGCCTGGATCGACGCCGGGACCGAGAGGTTCGCCAAGTTCGGCATCGGCACCGAGGCCGCCCGGACGCTCACCATCACCGCCGTCAACAACCTCGAAGGCGCTTTCGTCCTCTGCCGCTCGCTGCGGGACACCGAGGCCATGGCCGTCGCCGGAGCCGCGACCGTGGACGTCGCCCGGCGACTGCTTCAAGAAAACACGCAACTTTAG
- a CDS encoding glycoside hydrolase family 27 protein, with product MRRVLAVLATALAAVTLVSTPARALENGLARTPPMGWNTWNTFECDINETLVKQTTDLMVSSGMRDRGYTYVNLDDCWMTKNRDATGHLVADPGKFPSGLKALGDYIHARGMKFGIYESAGSETCQHYPGSLGHEQTDANSFASWGVDYLKYDNCGSPGGETQQDYVRRYSAMRDALKATGRPIAYSICEWGNFSPSTWAPDVGNLWRTTGDITNNWGSIDSIYRQNVGLASAAKPGAWNDPDMLEVGDGMDFQEDRAHFTLWAAMAAPLIAGADLRSASVATFSTYLNGDVIAVDQDPLGKQATRISSSGGLDVLTKPLQGGDVAVVLFNENGTTKTVSTTAAAAGLPAASSYRLTNLWTKEQTTSTGAISADVPSHGTVIYRVKAGATGSSTAQPLQGASSSRCVDINGNVTTPGTKVDIWDCDGGPNQSWTFTSAGELKANGLCLDANEGGTAAGTKLIVWTCHGGANQKFKLNPDGSITGTQTGLCVDVTGGDKPAGNVNGTQLELWGCNDDANQNWQLK from the coding sequence ATGCGCCGAGTCCTCGCCGTCCTCGCCACCGCCCTCGCGGCGGTGACCCTCGTCAGCACACCCGCCCGCGCCCTCGAGAACGGGCTCGCCCGAACACCCCCGATGGGGTGGAACACGTGGAACACGTTCGAATGCGACATCAACGAGACCCTGGTCAAGCAGACCACCGACCTGATGGTCAGCTCCGGCATGCGCGACCGCGGCTACACCTACGTCAACCTCGACGACTGCTGGATGACCAAGAACCGTGACGCCACGGGCCACCTCGTCGCCGACCCCGGGAAGTTCCCCAGCGGCCTCAAGGCCCTCGGCGACTACATCCACGCGCGCGGGATGAAGTTCGGGATCTACGAGAGCGCCGGCAGCGAGACCTGCCAGCACTACCCCGGCAGCCTCGGCCACGAGCAGACCGACGCGAACAGCTTCGCGAGCTGGGGCGTCGACTACCTCAAGTACGACAACTGCGGCAGCCCCGGCGGGGAAACCCAGCAGGACTACGTCCGCCGCTACTCCGCGATGCGCGACGCCCTGAAGGCCACCGGCCGCCCGATCGCCTACAGCATCTGCGAATGGGGCAACTTCAGCCCGTCGACCTGGGCGCCGGACGTCGGCAACCTGTGGCGCACCACCGGTGACATCACCAACAACTGGGGCAGCATCGACTCGATCTACCGCCAGAACGTCGGGCTCGCCTCCGCCGCGAAACCCGGCGCCTGGAACGACCCCGACATGCTCGAAGTCGGCGACGGCATGGACTTCCAGGAGGACCGCGCCCACTTCACGCTCTGGGCCGCGATGGCCGCGCCGCTGATCGCGGGCGCCGACCTCCGCTCCGCCAGCGTCGCCACCTTCTCGACCTACCTCAACGGCGACGTCATCGCCGTCGACCAGGACCCACTCGGCAAGCAGGCGACGCGGATCTCGTCGAGCGGCGGCCTCGACGTCCTCACGAAACCGCTCCAGGGCGGGGACGTAGCCGTCGTGCTGTTCAACGAAAACGGCACCACAAAAACCGTCTCGACGACGGCCGCCGCGGCCGGGCTGCCCGCCGCGTCGAGCTACCGGCTGACCAACCTGTGGACGAAGGAGCAGACCACGAGCACCGGCGCGATCAGCGCGGACGTGCCGTCGCACGGCACCGTCATCTACCGCGTCAAGGCCGGTGCCACCGGCAGCTCCACCGCCCAGCCGCTGCAGGGCGCGTCGTCGTCGCGCTGCGTCGACATCAACGGCAACGTCACCACGCCCGGCACCAAGGTCGACATCTGGGACTGCGACGGCGGCCCGAACCAGTCCTGGACGTTCACGAGTGCCGGCGAGCTGAAGGCCAACGGCCTCTGCCTCGACGCCAACGAGGGCGGCACGGCGGCCGGGACCAAGCTGATCGTCTGGACCTGTCACGGCGGCGCGAACCAGAAGTTCAAGCTGAACCCCGACGGCTCGATCACCGGCACGCAGACCGGCCTGTGCGTCGACGTCACCGGCGGCGACAAGCCCGCCGGCAACGTCAACGGCACTCAGCTCGAGCTCTGGGGCTGCAACGACGACGCCAACCAGAACTGGCAGCTCAAGTAG